The following are from one region of the Sphingobium sp. TKS genome:
- a CDS encoding YeeE/YedE family protein — translation MIAAAFPYAQPGAGLVGGLMIGLAAAIMLLGLGRIAGVSGLTARATGIANSGTPRGIAIVFILGLPLGAFIVASLTGGVAATFPAPALLIIAGLIVGFGTRLGSGCTSGHGVCGLSRLSRRSMLATGLFMASGFATVAVMRLAGAL, via the coding sequence ATGATCGCCGCCGCCTTTCCTTATGCGCAGCCCGGCGCCGGCTTGGTTGGTGGGCTCATGATCGGCCTGGCCGCCGCGATCATGCTGCTGGGCCTGGGCCGGATCGCCGGGGTGAGCGGCCTCACCGCGCGCGCGACCGGCATCGCAAACAGTGGGACTCCGCGCGGAATCGCGATCGTCTTCATCCTGGGCCTGCCTCTTGGTGCGTTCATCGTCGCATCCCTGACCGGCGGCGTCGCGGCGACCTTTCCCGCGCCGGCCCTGCTCATCATCGCCGGGCTGATCGTCGGGTTCGGCACGAGACTGGGCTCCGGTTGCACCAGCGGTCACGGCGTATGCGGACTGTCGCGCCTGTCGCGCCGCTCGATGCTGGCGACCGGGCTATTCATGGCCAGCGGCTTCGCGACAGTGGCGGTGATGCGCCTTGCGGGAGCGCTGTGA
- a CDS encoding MBL fold metallo-hydrolase produces the protein MSDDALAKAAVQIAAARKGAPIIKAFFDVPTFTITYVVHDPETRRAAVIDSVLSYDPASGRTTFEAAGPIIAYVAEQGLALDWHLETHAHADHLSAAPYLQQKLGGKIAIGAHICEVQHTFGKLFNAGTEFARDGSDFDHLWADGDSFQIGNLSVTVLHVPGHTPACVAYVIGDAVFVGDTMFMPDYGTARADFPGGDARTLFRSLRRLLDLPPQTRLFMCHDYLPEGRDHYVWETTVAEQRRANVHAHDGVSEDEFVAMREGRDRTLAMPRLILPSVQVNMRAGHLPPAEDNGVVYLKIPVNQL, from the coding sequence ATGTCCGACGACGCACTCGCCAAGGCTGCCGTGCAAATTGCTGCCGCACGGAAGGGCGCACCCATCATCAAGGCGTTCTTCGATGTGCCGACCTTCACGATCACCTATGTCGTGCATGATCCGGAAACGCGCCGTGCGGCGGTCATCGATAGCGTGCTGAGCTATGATCCAGCGTCCGGCCGGACGACATTCGAGGCCGCCGGTCCGATCATCGCCTATGTCGCCGAGCAAGGATTGGCCCTCGATTGGCATCTGGAAACCCACGCCCACGCCGATCATCTGTCGGCCGCGCCCTATCTCCAGCAGAAGCTGGGCGGCAAGATTGCGATCGGCGCGCACATCTGCGAAGTCCAGCACACTTTCGGGAAGCTTTTCAACGCGGGCACCGAATTTGCGCGGGACGGCTCCGACTTTGACCATCTCTGGGCCGATGGCGACAGTTTCCAGATCGGCAACCTGTCGGTCACCGTGCTGCATGTGCCGGGCCACACTCCGGCCTGCGTCGCCTATGTGATCGGCGATGCCGTCTTCGTGGGCGATACCATGTTCATGCCGGACTACGGCACCGCCCGGGCCGACTTCCCCGGCGGCGATGCCCGCACGCTGTTCCGGTCGCTGCGCCGTCTTCTCGACCTGCCGCCCCAAACGCGCCTGTTCATGTGCCACGACTATCTACCCGAAGGTCGCGATCATTATGTCTGGGAGACGACCGTGGCCGAGCAGCGCCGGGCGAATGTTCACGCTCATGACGGGGTCAGCGAGGACGAATTCGTGGCCATGCGCGAAGGCCGCGACCGCACGCTGGCCATGCCGCGGCTCATCCTCCCTTCCGTGCAGGTCAACATGCGCGCCGGCCATCTGCCGCCTGCGGAGGACAACGGCGTCGTTTATCTCAAGATCCCGGTGAACCAGCTATGA
- a CDS encoding peroxiredoxin: MMKTAGSVRIGNQAPDFQARSTKGDFRLSTLRGQWVIFFSHPADFTPVCSTEFAELARRQAAFDSLNCKLVGLSVDSLYAHLAWVRALKDLFGVDIGFPIIEDPSMVVGRAYGMIDDAASDSMTMRYTFFIDPQGIIRATTCYPHNVGRSVEEMLRLLRALQCVDGADVLTPEGWDDGQRLLLPVAEQADGDRDWFCRFEDRA, from the coding sequence ATGATGAAGACAGCCGGTTCGGTGCGGATCGGCAATCAGGCGCCCGATTTTCAGGCCCGTTCCACGAAGGGGGATTTCCGGCTTTCGACCTTGCGCGGACAGTGGGTGATCTTCTTTTCCCATCCGGCGGATTTCACGCCGGTGTGCAGTACGGAATTTGCCGAACTGGCCCGTCGTCAGGCGGCTTTCGATTCGTTGAACTGCAAGCTGGTGGGCCTCTCGGTGGATAGCCTCTATGCCCATCTCGCCTGGGTGCGTGCCCTCAAGGATCTGTTCGGCGTCGACATCGGCTTCCCGATCATCGAGGATCCGAGCATGGTGGTGGGCCGCGCCTATGGCATGATCGACGATGCGGCTTCCGACAGCATGACCATGCGCTACACCTTCTTCATCGATCCCCAAGGAATCATTCGCGCGACGACCTGCTATCCGCACAATGTCGGCCGCTCCGTCGAGGAGATGCTGCGTCTGCTGCGCGCGTTGCAGTGCGTCGACGGCGCAGATGTGCTGACGCCGGAAGGCTGGGACGATGGCCAGCGGTTGCTGCTTCCCGTGGCGGAGCAGGCGGACGGCGATCGGGATTGGTTCTGCCGTTTCGAGGATCG